The region TCGCCGGTGCAGTGGAACGCCGCCTTCAGCTGGGAACTCGACCTGTTCGGCCGCGTGCGCCACAGCATCGCCGCGGCCGAAGCCACGGCGGACGAACGCGCCGCCGTGCGCGACGACGTGCGGCGCCTGATCCTGGCGCAGGTGGTGGACGCCTATCTGACGCTGCGCGGCGCGCAGCAGATGCGCGCCAGCCTGGAAGAACAATTAGCCAACCAATCCGATACCTTGCGGCTGGTGCGCGAGCGCGAAAGCGCCGGCCGCGCCGCGCCGGCCGAACGCATGCGCGCCGAGGCGCAGATGCGTCTGGCCAGCGCCCGCCTGCCCAGCCTGAACTTTGATGAGCGCGCGGCGCGCAACCGCCTGGCGACCCTCACGGGGCAGCGGCTCGATGCGCCGGAACTGGCGGCGCTCGACCAGCCGATGCCGCTGGCGCTGCCGCAAACCCTGCTGACGGACGAACCGGCCCACCTGCTGCTGCGCCGGCCCGACGTGCGCGCGGCCGAACGCGCGCTGGCGGCGGCCAGCGCCCGCGAAGGCGCGGCCATCGCCGAGCGCTTCCCGCGCATCAGCCTGAGCGCGCTGTTCGGCGCCTCCGGCGTGGCGGGCGACTGGCATGGCGGCGACGCGGCGCGCTGGCATGCGGGCGCCGCCTTTACCCTGCCGCTGTTCGATGGCGGCACGCGCCGCGCCCGCGCCCGCGCGGCCGGCGCCGACGTGCTGGCCGCGCAGGCCGGCTTCGACAAGGCGCTGGCGCTGGCGCTGGAAGAAACCGACAGCGCCAGCGCGCAATGGGTGCAGCTGCGCAGCCGCCATGCGGCACTGCGCGAGGCGCACCAGCTGGCGCAGGACAGCGCGCGCCTGGCCAGGGTGCGCTACCAGGAAGGCGCGGAAAGCCTGCTCGGCGTGCTCGAAGCGGAGCGCATCGCGCTGGCCACGCAGGAGCAGCTGGTAACGGCCCACCGCGACGTGGCCATCGCCACGGCCCATGGCTACACGGCGATGGCGGGCGGCTTCGACGGACCGGTGCCCCGCTAGAAGACAGGCGCCGGCGGCGTCAAACGGCGCCGATCTGGCCGGCGCAGGCGTCGACCACGCAGCCGCGCAGCCAGCGGTGGGCGGGGTCGGCATCCATGCGCGGATGCCACATCAGCGACACCGTCAGGTCCGGCATGCGCAGCGGCAGCGCAAAGCTGAACATGCCGGCGCGCAGATTGCCCGTATGCCTTTCCGGCACGGTGGCGATCAGGTCGGAGCCGGCGGCCAGCGCCAGCGCCGCCGTAAAGCCTCCGACGATGCTGGCGATCGTGCGCTGCAGTCCCAGGGCGGCCAGCGCGTCGTCCATCGGCCCCGTATCCTGGTCGCGCCGCGCCACCAGCACATGCTGGCCGGCCGCATAGCGCTCGGCGCTGATTTCGCCTTGCGCCAGCGCATGGCCGCTGCGCACGACGCCGACGAAACGGTCGCCGAACAGCCTGCGCGTGCGCACTTCCGGGCTGGTGAGACTGCCGATCACGCCCGTTTCCAGGTCGATGCTGCCCTCGCGCAGCTGCACGCTTTCACGGTCGACCTTTTGCACGAAGCGCAGGCGCACGCCAGGCGCTTGCGCACCAATATGCGCGAGCAGCGCCGGACCGAAATTTTCCACGAAGCCGTCGCTCGCACGCAGCGTGAAAGTCTGCTCCAGCTGGCGCGGATCGAGCTGCTGCGCTGGTCCCAGCACGGCCAGCACCTCGCCTAACAGGGATCCAACTCTTGCGCGCAGCTCCAGCGCGCGCGGTGTGGGCACCAGTTCACGGCCGGCACGCACCAGCAGCGGATCGCCGGTCGTCTCGCGCAGGCGCGCCAGGGCGCGGCTCATGGCCGATGGACTCAGGCGCAAGCGCCGCGCCGCGCGCGTGACGCTGCCTTCGGCCAGCAGCGCATCGAGGGTGATCAACAGGTTCAGGTCGGGTAGCGACATAGGCGCTTACTCGCCCTGCTCCGGCGCGCGCCCGATCTCGCCGTCGATATTGGCCAGGAACCAGGCCAGCGACGACATCAGCGCCACGTTGCGCTTGAGGTTATCCGGATCGACCTTGTCCAGCGTGTCGGCCGCCGTGTGGTGGTAGTGGAAGTAACTGTGGCTGTCGACCAGCGGCTCGAAACTGGGCACGCCGCCCGTTTCCAGGCGGTGCAAGTCGCCCGTGCCCAGCGCGTCGCGGCGCGTGAAGGCATGTGCGCCCATCGGCAGCAGGGCCGCACGCAGGGGCGCGAACAGTTTTTCCGACTTCGGCCCCACGCTGGCGAGGATGCCGAACGGACGGCCAGCGCCGCTGTCCATCTCGATGGCCGCGTATTGTTTACCGAGCGCCTGCTTGTGGGCCTCGAAATAGGCCTGGCCGCCCCGTCCGCCATTTTCCTCGTTCATCCAGGCGATCACGCGGATGGTGCGGCGCGGGCGGTAGTCGAGCTTTTTCAGGGTTTCCACCACGCCCATGGCCGCCACCACGCCGGCGCCGTCGTCATGTGCACCCGTCGCCAGGTCCCAGGAATCAAGGTGGCCCGACACCACAACCACTTCGTCGGCCTTGTCCGTGCCCGGCCAGTCGGCGATGACGTTATAGCTGTCCGCTTCCGGCAGGTTTTGCGGCGTCAGGGTCAGGTGCATTTTTATCGGACCGCGCGCGGCCAGGCGGCCCATCAGCAAGGCGTCTTCCACCGTGACGGCGGCGGCCGGGATGCGTTTATTCTCGTCCAGGCCCGTGGCGCCCGCGTGCGGAATGCGGAAGTCGGCGCCGCCGACCGATCGCACCAGCGCGGCGGCCGCGCCCAGGTCGGCCGCCGCCTTCGGTCCCAGGAAACGCGAGCGCGAACCCTGGCCATAGGTGACGCCGGCCAGGCCACGTTCGGCCATCTCCTGGTCGAACGGCGTGTCGATCAGCACGATGGCGCCCTTCACTTGCGCCGCGCGGGCCTTGAGTTCTTCCAGGCTTTTGACGATGATCACGGGCGCCGTCAGGCCGGCGGCCGGCGTGGCGCCGGAGCCGCCCAGGGCGGTGAGCACCACGCGCTGGCTGACGCCCTGCGGACGGCCCGCGTAATCGACGATTTCCGCCGTTTCCACGCCGCGCACCCAGTGCGGCACTTTCACGGGCTGCAAGGTGACGGTGGCGCCCAGCTGGCGCATGGTCTCGGCCACCTGCCGCACGGCGGCGGCGGCGCCGGCGGAACCGGACAGGCGCGGGCCGATCAGATCCGTCATGTCGGCCAGGCGGGCGTAGGCCCAGTCGCTTTGCAGCGCCGTGTCGCGCACCTGCGCCAGCGCTTGCGGCGTATTGCCCGGCGCGGCCGCAATGGCGCCAGCGCTGACGATGCAGCCCAGGGCAAGGGATAAAGCGGAACGGCGCAGTGGAGCGCCAGTCAGGATGCTGTGCATGTATTCAAATCCAGTCAACGAGGTCGAAGCGGGTACGCCGTGGCCATGGGCAAGGCGCGACTTTTTCTACGATAGCGTATTTATTCTGTCATTGCAGCAACTTTTACGGGATCGATTGCCTGTCCCCCCGGAGTCGATTACCATCGAGATCGTGATCGCTACCGGAAACCGCCATGCTCAAGGGAACACTCTGTACCGTCCGGCATTTGCAGGCCGCCGACCTGAATACCTATATCGCCCTCGTCAACGACCTGCCGTCGCGCGGCGAGTTTTTCTCGATGCAGTTCAAGTCGCCCGAGGCCATGCGGCGCGACTTCCTGCAAACGGGATTTGTGACGGAGGACAGCGAACTGTTCCTCATCGAAGACCAATCACAGCACATCATCGGCACGATCACGCACTTCAAGAGCCGCACGCCAGCCTCGCGCGAGATCGGCTACCGCCTGTTCGACCGGCAGCGGGATGGACGCGGCTACATCAGCGAAGCGACGCGCCTGGTGGTCGACTACCTGTTCAACGCCTATCCGTATCACCGTCTGGAGCTGCTGATGGACCCGCTGAACATCGGTTCCGAGCGCATCGCGCAAAAGAACGGCTTTACCCAGGAAGGCTTGCTGCGCCAGGCCTTCTTTATCAATGGCGTGATGCGCGATGTCAAAATGTACAGCCTGCTGCGTCCCGAATGGCAGGCGCGCCAGCGCTGACTTGTTACGGCCGGGGCGCGATTGTAATAAGTTGTATTAGACATGGAACAAGCGTGCGGCAGCAGATATAGTCCATTTCATGCAGATCATTGTGATCTCGCCGGAATGGAAGGAA is a window of Janthinobacterium rivuli DNA encoding:
- a CDS encoding M20/M25/M40 family metallo-hydrolase, with the protein product MHSILTGAPLRRSALSLALGCIVSAGAIAAAPGNTPQALAQVRDTALQSDWAYARLADMTDLIGPRLSGSAGAAAAVRQVAETMRQLGATVTLQPVKVPHWVRGVETAEIVDYAGRPQGVSQRVVLTALGGSGATPAAGLTAPVIIVKSLEELKARAAQVKGAIVLIDTPFDQEMAERGLAGVTYGQGSRSRFLGPKAAADLGAAAALVRSVGGADFRIPHAGATGLDENKRIPAAAVTVEDALLMGRLAARGPIKMHLTLTPQNLPEADSYNVIADWPGTDKADEVVVVSGHLDSWDLATGAHDDGAGVVAAMGVVETLKKLDYRPRRTIRVIAWMNEENGGRGGQAYFEAHKQALGKQYAAIEMDSGAGRPFGILASVGPKSEKLFAPLRAALLPMGAHAFTRRDALGTGDLHRLETGGVPSFEPLVDSHSYFHYHHTAADTLDKVDPDNLKRNVALMSSLAWFLANIDGEIGRAPEQGE
- a CDS encoding LysR family transcriptional regulator, yielding MSLPDLNLLITLDALLAEGSVTRAARRLRLSPSAMSRALARLRETTGDPLLVRAGRELVPTPRALELRARVGSLLGEVLAVLGPAQQLDPRQLEQTFTLRASDGFVENFGPALLAHIGAQAPGVRLRFVQKVDRESVQLREGSIDLETGVIGSLTSPEVRTRRLFGDRFVGVVRSGHALAQGEISAERYAAGQHVLVARRDQDTGPMDDALAALGLQRTIASIVGGFTAALALAAGSDLIATVPERHTGNLRAGMFSFALPLRMPDLTVSLMWHPRMDADPAHRWLRGCVVDACAGQIGAV
- a CDS encoding efflux transporter outer membrane subunit; translated protein: MSRMINLNTRRAAPLLAATLLAMAGCSVGTPTATRALDTARLPVLPSAADAAELQAGAPPARWWQALGDARLEQLVQRAWHDNDDVRIAAARLASASEFAQAARGARLPAADLDVQAGRARLAAIGSRDGQPHIASPVQWNAAFSWELDLFGRVRHSIAAAEATADERAAVRDDVRRLILAQVVDAYLTLRGAQQMRASLEEQLANQSDTLRLVRERESAGRAAPAERMRAEAQMRLASARLPSLNFDERAARNRLATLTGQRLDAPELAALDQPMPLALPQTLLTDEPAHLLLRRPDVRAAERALAAASAREGAAIAERFPRISLSALFGASGVAGDWHGGDAARWHAGAAFTLPLFDGGTRRARARAAGADVLAAQAGFDKALALALEETDSASAQWVQLRSRHAALREAHQLAQDSARLARVRYQEGAESLLGVLEAERIALATQEQLVTAHRDVAIATAHGYTAMAGGFDGPVPR
- a CDS encoding GNAT family N-acetyltransferase, producing MLKGTLCTVRHLQAADLNTYIALVNDLPSRGEFFSMQFKSPEAMRRDFLQTGFVTEDSELFLIEDQSQHIIGTITHFKSRTPASREIGYRLFDRQRDGRGYISEATRLVVDYLFNAYPYHRLELLMDPLNIGSERIAQKNGFTQEGLLRQAFFINGVMRDVKMYSLLRPEWQARQR